TTACGGGAGCCGCCGAGCATCACCAGAGCGGCCATCGCCTCACGCAAGGCCAGAAGCTCGGGCCGCACGACGCTGCATTCCTGCAGATCGACGATGGTGCCCGACGCACGGCCATGAAAGCCGATCAGCGCGCCCTTCTTGGTGCGGCGGCCCGAAAACACCGCCCGGCGGCGCGATTGCTGCGGGGAGGTCTGCACCGAGCGGATCGGGGCGGTAAGCCCATGGGCGGCCAGAGCGGCCTGCACGATCCCGGCTTTCCAGTCGGCCACCAAGGGATCCGCGGCATGCTGCATGGTGCAGCCCCCGCAGGCTTTGAAATGGCGGCAGGGGGCTTTCACCCGGTCCGGCGACGGGGTGACGATCTTCGGCGCGGTGATGCGCCCGTTCTCCACCTCGCCTTCGATCACCTCGCCCGGAAGCGTCATCGGAGCAAAGATCGGGCCCTCGGCGATCCCGTCGCCAAGGTGGCCCAGTTTCTGAATGGTAAATGTCACTCGGCTGCGTCCTGAATGGTGAGGAAGCCGCCGGACTGGCGCTCCCAGTAGCGGGCGTAAAGGCCGCCCAGCGCAAGCAGTTCCTCGTGGCTGCCCTGCTCGGCAATGCGGCCTTCATCGAGCACGATGATGCGGTCCATCTGCGCGATGGTCGACAGCCGGTGCGCGATGGCGAGCACAGTCTTGCCCTGCATCACCCTCTCCAGCGCGGCCTGGATCGCGGCTTCGACCTCGGAATCCAGCGCGCTGGTGGCTTCGTCCAGCACGAGGATCGGGGCGTCCTTCAGGATGGCACGGGCAAGGGCAATGCGCTGGCGCTGGCCACCGGAGAGCTTCACCCCGCGTTCGCCCAGATGCGCGTCATAGCCTTCGCGCCCCTTGTGATCGCGCAGCTGCAACACGAAGTCATGCGCCTCCGCCCGCCGCGCGGCCTCCTGCACCTGTTCCAGCGTCGCGCCGGGGGTGCCGTAACGGATGTTCTCGAAGGCGGAGCGGTTGAACATCGCGGTTTCCTGCGTGACGGTGCCGATTTGCGCCCGCAAGGACTCCTGCGTCACCATCTTGATGTTCTGGCCGTCAATCTCCACCCGGCCGCCTTCCGGGTCGTAAAGGCGCAAAAGCAGGTTCACAAGGGTCGATTTCCCCGCACCTGACGCACCAACGATGCCGATCTTCTCCCCGCCCTGCACCGCCAGCGTGATCCCGTTCACGCCGCCCGTCTGCTGGCCGTAGTTGAACTGCACATCCTCAAAATCGAGCGCGCCCGATGTCACCTGAAGCGGTTTGGCGTGGCGGCTGTCGGTTAGCGCGTGGGAGGGGGTGAGCGTGGTCATCCCGTCCTCCACCTCGCCGATATTGGCGTAGATCGCCATCAGCACGAAGCTGACCCAGCCCGTCATCTGCGCGATCCGCAGCGACACCGCGCCGGTGGCCGCAATCGCCCCCGCCGTCACCTCGCCCGCGTTCCACAGCAGCAGCGTCGCCCCGATCAGGATCACCGGCACCACGCCCGCGACAGCCATCAGCGCGAAGCGGAAGAAAGTGGAAAGCTCGCCGAAATGCACGGCTGTTTCGCGCCATTCGGAGAGCGATTCATTGGCCGCCGTATCCTCATGGGCGTCGTGGGCGAAGAGCTTCACCGTCTTGATGTTGGTAATCGTGTCCACGATCTGGCCCGAGACCATGGCCCGCGCCGAGGCCCGGCGGCCTGAGCGCACGCGCACGCGTGGCATGAACCAGCGGATCATCAGCAGATAGCCCACCAGCCAGACGGAAAGGATCGCGCCGATGCGCCAGTCGATGCCCATCAGCAGGAGCGCCGCGCCAACCAGCGAGGCCAGAGCGAAGGCCACGACGTTGATCATCTCCATCGTCACATCGGTCACGGCGCGGCTCGTCTGCATCTGCTTCTGGGCGATGCGCCCTGCGAAATCATTGTCGAAGAATTCAACGGAATGGCCCAGCGCGTAGCGGTTGAGGCGCGACAGCACCAAGGGCATCACGTTGGGCCCCACGGCCATGCTCTGGATCGCCGCGGAGGCGCCAAAAACCAGCGGCCGCAGGATCAGGAAGAACCCGGCCACGCCCAAAAGCAGCGGCCATTCGCCCGCCAATCCCCCCGCGCCCGCCCGCAGCGCGCCATCGACCACGAGCCCCAGCAGGAAGGCACTGCCCACCTCGATCACGCCCGCCACGACGGAGATGAAGGCCGCCAGCCCCAAAACAGGCCAGCTGCCCTGCAGGCACCAGCCGAAGAACGCCATCAGCGTGCGCGGCGGCGGGCCGTCTGCCGGTTGCAGCGGGTCGATAAGCGCTTCAAGGCGCAGACGGTCAAGGATGCGCGTCGTCAGGCGGAAGGGGCTCATTCGGCGGCCTCCTCCGATTGCGCGTCGGCCTCATCCTCGGTGCCGATGAACCCGCCGGATTGCCGCTCCCAGAAGGCGGCATAAAGCCCACTCTGGCTGAGCAGTTCCGCATGGGTGCCTTGCTCCGCGATGTGGCCCTGATCCAGCACGACGATGCGATCCATATGCGCGATGGTCGAAAGCCGGTGCGCGATGGCGATCACCGTCTTGCCTTCCATCATGCCGTAGAGCGTCTCCTGAATCGCGGCTTCCACTTCTGAATCCAACGCACTGGTGGCCTCGTCGAGCACCAGAATTGGCGCGTCCTTCAGGATGACCCGCGCCAGCGTGATCCGTTGCCGTTGCCCACCCGAAAGCTTCACGCCGCGCTCGCCGACATGGGCGTCGTAGCCGGTGCGCCCCTGCGGATCCTCCAGATCGAGGATGAATTCATGCGCCTCGGCCCGTTTCGCGGCCTCGATCACCTCAGCTTCGGTGGCGTCCGGGCGGCCATAAAGAATGTTGTCGCGCACCGAGCGGTGCAGCAGGGCGCTGTCCTGCTGGACCATGCCGATGGCGGCGCGCAAGCTGGTTTGCTGCACGTCGGAAATGTCCTGCCCGTCAATACGGATCGCGCCCTTCTCCACGTCGTAAAACCGCAGGATCAGCTTGACGAGGGTCGATTTCCCCGCGCCAGAGCGGCCCACGAGACCCACCTTCTCACCCGGTTTTAGGGTGAGCGAAATGGCATCCAGCCCACCCGCTTCGCGACCGTAGTGATGGGAGACTTTGTCAAATTCGATCTCACCCTTTGTCAGCGCCAGGGGTTTCGCGCCGGGCTTGTCCACCAGCGTGATCGGCTGGGCGATCGTCTCCATCCCTTCCGACACCACGCCGAGCGAGCGGAAGAAAGTGGAGAGCGCCCACATGATCCAGCCCGTCATCGCGTTGAGCCGCAGGGTGAGCGCCGTGGCCGCGGCCACTGTGCCGATGCTCGCCGCGCCATTCATCCAAAGGATCACGGCCCAGCCCACAACACCCACGATCAGCCCGCCGTTGAGCGTGACAAGGCCCAGATCCATCTTGGTGAAGATCCGCATTTCCTTCGCGAAGGTCCGGCGGGTGTTCTCGATGGCTTCCTTGGCATAGTCGATCTCATGATCGTGGTGCGCGAAGAGCTTCACCGAATGAATGTTGGTGTAGCTGTCCACCACGCGGCCCGTCACTTCGCTGCGGGCATCGGACGAGGCCTTGGAAGCCGGGCCCACGGTGCGGATCGTCCAGCGCACCAGCAGCGCGTAGAGCACGAACCAAATCACCAGCGGGATCGCGAGGCGCGGATCGGCGTCGGCCAGCAGGATCGCCGCGCCCACCAGATAGGCGACGGCAAAGGTCATCATGTCGAAGACCTGGAACACCGCGTCCCCGGCGGCGGGCGGCGTCTGCATGATCCGGTTGGCAATGCGCCCGGCGAAATCATTCTCGAACCAGCCCACCGACTGGCGCAACACATGTTTATGCGCGCGCCAGCGGATCAGCGTGCCGAAGTTGGGCAGGATCGCGTTGTTCAATAGCGCCACATCCAGCGCCTGCAGGATCGGACGGGCAAAAAGGATGAAGAGAGCAACGAGCAGGAACTCCAGCCCATAGTCTGCGCGCACCGATTCGGGCGTGCCTGTCGAAAGCACATCCACCACTCGGCCCATATAGGCGATGAGCCAGATCTCGATCACCGCCACAACAAGCGACATCACCCCGGCGTAAACAAACAGCTTATGGAACGGGCGCGCGTATTCCCGCAGAAACGGCCACAGCCGCTGCGGGGGGCGGTCGGTCTCCTCATACGTCGTATAGGGATCGACGAAATTCTCGAAATACCGGAACACAGTAAAACCCTTCGTCGTGCCCGGGACATATAGCCCTTCCGGTGCCAAAGGGAAACCGGGCGCGCCGAAGGCGTTTACCCCGCGAAGAGCATCACCACAGAGGCCGCGATCATTGCTGCCATCCCGTAGTTGAACCAGCGCAGGCGGTTTTCGGTGGTGAGCCAGCGGGTGAGCGCCTGCCCGGCCACGGCCCAGGTGGAGGCCGAGCAAAAGCCCATCAGAACGAAGGTCGCCGCCACGATGAGCGCCGCCGTCATGCCGCCCTGCCCGCTCACGAATTGCGCCGTGACGGCAATGGCCATCGCCCAGCCCTTCGGGTTGATCCACTGAAAGGCGGCCGCTTCCGTGGCCCGCATCGGGCGCGCGGCTTTTTCCCCTTTGCGGGAGAGCCCGCCGGAGCGCGCGATCTGGAACGCGATATAGAGCAGCAATGCCGCCCCACCCCAGCGCAGCGCTTCGCGCAGTAGCACGCTGCGCGCGAAGATCTCGCCCAGAAACAACCCAACGATGAAGATCATCAGCGGAAAGCCCAGCCCGATGCCAACGATATGAGGCAGCGTGCGGCGGAAGCCGAAATTCGCCGCCGAGGCCGCCACCATCGCATTGTTCGGCCCCGGCGTGAAGGCGGCGGTGAAGGCCAGAAGCAGCAGGGCAAGGTAGGTTTCGGCGGTCATGTCGGGGATCTGTCTGTCAGGGAAAACCCGGCGAACGTATCCGCGCGGCGGGGCGCGTCAAGCCAGAAGTTCGGCCCGCGTCAGGGTGAATCCCGAAGCGATCCAGTCGGCCTCCAGCGCCTTCAGCCGCGCGCCCAGCGCGGGGCCGCTGAGGGCAGGCATCAGATCCTTCGCACTTACGGGGAATGTGGCTTCCGCCCCCGCCTGCGCGGCCTTCAGATCCTGAACTTCAAGAGGCATCTCCAGCAGGGCCGCGCGCAGCAAAACCACGCTCTGCGCCATATCTGCGCCCAGCCGATAGCCCAATTCCGCCGGGCTTTGGCCAGACCCTACGGCCTCACGCAACACCTCAAGCGTGCGCGCTTCCGCGCGGCTCAGCCGCAGGCGCTCTGCCACGCTCTCTCCGCCCAGCGCGGCAAGGCGGCGGATCGCATCCGGTGCCATGCCCGCCTGCGCCTCAAACGCCACAAGCGGCGCAAGCGCTTTGGAGTCAACACCGGGCACAACCGCGTTCAACACACCCGCTTGCTGCATGGAGGAAACCGAGGGCGCAGGGTCCGGCGCGGCAAGGAGCTTCTTCATCTCCGCCCCCAGCCTCTCGCCCGAAAGCGTCTCTATTCCGGCGGAATTTGCGGCGCAGGCGGCCAGCCCGTCTGCGTCGATCCCCTGATCGGGATCGCCATACCAGGCATGAAACCGGAAGAACCGCAGGATGCGCAGGTAGTCCTCGCGGATGCGCGCCTCCGGGTCATCGATGAAGCGTACAAGGCGCGCCTTCAGATCAGGCAAGCCGCCCAGCGGATCCTGCACCGCGCCCGTGGCATCGGCATAAAGCGCGTTCATGGTGAAATCGCGCCGGTGCGCGTCGTCCTCGATGCTGTCGGCAAAGGCCACCACGGCGCGGCGGCCATCGGTTTCCACATCCTTGCGGAAGGTGGTGATTTCAAAGGGCGTGCCGCCCGCGATCACTGTCACCGTGCCATGGTCGATGCCTGTGGGCACCACCCGAAAGCCTGCCTCAGTGAAAAGCCGGTGCGTGTCCTCAGGCCGCGCATCGGTGCAGACATCCAGATCCCCAACGGGCGCTCCCAGAAGCGTGTTGCGCACGCAACCGCCCACGAAATAGGCCGCATAGCCAGCACCAGTGAGCACCGCCATCACCGCCTGCGCCTCGGGCGCGTCGATCCACTCCCCCGTCACCCGCATCAGCCGCGCACCACGGAGGCGAAGCCACGCAGCATCCGCGCGGTGGCGCCCCAGATGTAATAGGGCCCGAAAGGCACCGTGAAATACTTGCGCTGCTGGCCGCGCCACAGCCGGGACTGGATCAGGAAATTGCCGTCCTGCAGCAGATGCGCGAGCGGCACTTCAAAGACCTCTTCCACCTCTCCCGCTTCCGGCACGGGTGTGAAATCCGCCATCACCTTGGCCACAATCGGCGTCACGATGAAGCCTGTTACCGTCTCATGC
The sequence above is drawn from the Pseudoruegeria sp. SHC-113 genome and encodes:
- a CDS encoding CCA tRNA nucleotidyltransferase, translating into MRVTGEWIDAPEAQAVMAVLTGAGYAAYFVGGCVRNTLLGAPVGDLDVCTDARPEDTHRLFTEAGFRVVPTGIDHGTVTVIAGGTPFEITTFRKDVETDGRRAVVAFADSIEDDAHRRDFTMNALYADATGAVQDPLGGLPDLKARLVRFIDDPEARIREDYLRILRFFRFHAWYGDPDQGIDADGLAACAANSAGIETLSGERLGAEMKKLLAAPDPAPSVSSMQQAGVLNAVVPGVDSKALAPLVAFEAQAGMAPDAIRRLAALGGESVAERLRLSRAEARTLEVLREAVGSGQSPAELGYRLGADMAQSVVLLRAALLEMPLEVQDLKAAQAGAEATFPVSAKDLMPALSGPALGARLKALEADWIASGFTLTRAELLA
- a CDS encoding ABC transporter ATP-binding protein, which translates into the protein MSPFRLTTRILDRLRLEALIDPLQPADGPPPRTLMAFFGWCLQGSWPVLGLAAFISVVAGVIEVGSAFLLGLVVDGALRAGAGGLAGEWPLLLGVAGFFLILRPLVFGASAAIQSMAVGPNVMPLVLSRLNRYALGHSVEFFDNDFAGRIAQKQMQTSRAVTDVTMEMINVVAFALASLVGAALLLMGIDWRIGAILSVWLVGYLLMIRWFMPRVRVRSGRRASARAMVSGQIVDTITNIKTVKLFAHDAHEDTAANESLSEWRETAVHFGELSTFFRFALMAVAGVVPVILIGATLLLWNAGEVTAGAIAATGAVSLRIAQMTGWVSFVLMAIYANIGEVEDGMTTLTPSHALTDSRHAKPLQVTSGALDFEDVQFNYGQQTGGVNGITLAVQGGEKIGIVGASGAGKSTLVNLLLRLYDPEGGRVEIDGQNIKMVTQESLRAQIGTVTQETAMFNRSAFENIRYGTPGATLEQVQEAARRAEAHDFVLQLRDHKGREGYDAHLGERGVKLSGGQRQRIALARAILKDAPILVLDEATSALDSEVEAAIQAALERVMQGKTVLAIAHRLSTIAQMDRIIVLDEGRIAEQGSHEELLALGGLYARYWERQSGGFLTIQDAAE
- a CDS encoding ABC transporter ATP-binding protein, translating into MFRYFENFVDPYTTYEETDRPPQRLWPFLREYARPFHKLFVYAGVMSLVVAVIEIWLIAYMGRVVDVLSTGTPESVRADYGLEFLLVALFILFARPILQALDVALLNNAILPNFGTLIRWRAHKHVLRQSVGWFENDFAGRIANRIMQTPPAAGDAVFQVFDMMTFAVAYLVGAAILLADADPRLAIPLVIWFVLYALLVRWTIRTVGPASKASSDARSEVTGRVVDSYTNIHSVKLFAHHDHEIDYAKEAIENTRRTFAKEMRIFTKMDLGLVTLNGGLIVGVVGWAVILWMNGAASIGTVAAATALTLRLNAMTGWIMWALSTFFRSLGVVSEGMETIAQPITLVDKPGAKPLALTKGEIEFDKVSHHYGREAGGLDAISLTLKPGEKVGLVGRSGAGKSTLVKLILRFYDVEKGAIRIDGQDISDVQQTSLRAAIGMVQQDSALLHRSVRDNILYGRPDATEAEVIEAAKRAEAHEFILDLEDPQGRTGYDAHVGERGVKLSGGQRQRITLARVILKDAPILVLDEATSALDSEVEAAIQETLYGMMEGKTVIAIAHRLSTIAHMDRIVVLDQGHIAEQGTHAELLSQSGLYAAFWERQSGGFIGTEDEADAQSEEAAE
- a CDS encoding LysE family translocator; this encodes MTAETYLALLLLAFTAAFTPGPNNAMVAASAANFGFRRTLPHIVGIGLGFPLMIFIVGLFLGEIFARSVLLREALRWGGAALLLYIAFQIARSGGLSRKGEKAARPMRATEAAAFQWINPKGWAMAIAVTAQFVSGQGGMTAALIVAATFVLMGFCSASTWAVAGQALTRWLTTENRLRWFNYGMAAMIAASVVMLFAG